Genomic DNA from Pseudodesulfovibrio senegalensis:
TGCTGCGCTGTGGCGAGTTTCTTGGTCATGGTGCCTTGCGTTGGTTGGCAAAAATGGTGGCAAAAAGGTACGGCCCGGCCTGCTCCCTGTCAACGGAAAGCAGGTGTGCCGGGATTTCGGGCTATCCGGCCACGGCCCGGGCATGGAAGCGGCAGGTAGTGTCCTGCCACCAGATGAAGCCCAGTTCCGCGTCCGCATACCACGCGGCGGTGTAGGACTTGGTGTCCGCGCTCCAGAGCCGCGCCTTGTGCGGGTCGAACACGGATTCGATGCAGAAGCGGCCCGGCTCGCTGGCCCCGGTGAACAGGGTGCACAGTTCTTCCACCGTGGGCAAGCGCCAGTCCGTGCGTCCGCCGAGCCTGTTTCTGTTCAGTCGGCGCACGTGGGCTTCGGCCTTGTGGCGGCTCAGGGCGAAGCGGGAGCCGCCCTGTTCCCAGAGCAGGCCTGTGCAGGAGTCGAGCACCGTGCCGTTGTTTTTGTCCTCGAAACCGCCGCAACCGTACTGTTTTGGCCGCCAGAGTTCGTCCAGCCCGAAGGTTTGCTGCGCCGTGCGCGTGCCGGTTTTGAGCGGCTCGCTGCGCGGCTTCCAGTCCTGTTTGCGGCGCGGCACGGTTTCCTCGTCGAAAAAGGAGCAGACCGAATCGCGGTGCGCGCGCCAGTGGTCGGCCAAATCCCCAAGCCCGTCCAGCATGGCCCGGGCATGGGCAAAGCGTTTGTCCGGGTCCGGGGCCAGCGCGGTCTGGAAAAAGGCGTCCCAGCGTTGGTCGAGGTCCGGGTGCAGGTCCGAGACCGTGCGGCCCGCGCCGCCCTGGTCCGGCAGCCTGCCCGTGAGCATGCGGAACAGGGTCACGCCCACGGAATAGCAGTCGGCCCGTGCGTCCGCCTTGTCCGGGTCGGCCTCTTGCTCGGGCGCGGTGTAGTAGGGCGAGCCCACCACCATGGACTTGTGCCCTTTTGTGGGTTCGCCGCGCAAACGGCTCAGGCCGAAGTCGATGAGCTTGACCCGGTCGCGCCCGTTGTCCCGGTCCGCGAGCATGACGTTGAAGGGCTTCACGTCCCGGTGCACGATGCCTTCATAGTGCAGCCGGTCCAGCCCGGCCAGCATCTGGGCCGCGATGTCCAGCGAGCGGTCCGCGCCCAGCAGCCGGGAGGGTCGCTCCACCTCGTAGTTCTCGCCCATGAGCACGCCGAGGTTGTTGCAGTAGTAGCCCATGGAAAAATGCGGCGGGGTGCGCCCGGCCAGTTCTTCCGGCTCCATGTCCTCGTGCCCTTGGGGCAGCGGTTCGCCCGGGTCCACGTCCAGTATGGAGGCCACGTTGGGGTGCTCGATGCCCGCCATGGTCACGGCTTCCTGCAGAAACATTTCTTCCACGGCCCCAAGGCCCATGACGTCGGCCATGATTTCCGCGGGCCGGCAGACCTTGAGGGCCACGATGCGCCCGGCAACGGGCATGGCCGCCTTGTAGACCGCGCCCATGCCGCCGCGCCCCAGCAGGCCGAGAATGGTATAGCGTCCGATGTACATTTATTTGTCCGGGAAGCGTTCGGAGCACAGCTCGCCGGACGCGCCCCAGTTTTCCTTGTCCTTTTCGTCGATGAGCACGGTCACGGCCTCGGGCGGGCAGTCGAGTATGCGGCAGGCCTCGCGGGTCAGGCTGTGTATGAAATCCTTTTTTTGCTCTCTGGAAAGTCCTTTCCAGGTTTCAACGCGCAGGATGGGCATGGTCGGCTCCTTGTTTGGCTTCATTCTTGGATAACCGACCGCACTGCTTTCTGTCGAGGTTCTGCCGTGCACATTTCGGCACAGGTTTGCGGCAGTCACCGAATTCCTTTATGGGCATGTTGTGAGTGGAATAGCATGTGCGGCCCTGTCTTGGGGGCCGCAAACCCTCGGGAGGCCAATATGAGTAGTTGTTTTCGAGCGTTGCGTTGTTGTCGCGGTGCGGCGCTTTTCATGGCTGCGGCCCTGTTTTCGTTTGTTGCGTGGGGCGGCCTTGCGCAGGCGGCTCCCAATGCCGTGCTGCTGGATCAGGGGGCAAAGGGCATAGACCCGGGCGAGGCCCGCGTTCCCGCCACCGTGCCGGGCAAGAAGAAACTGCAGCTGGATACGGAAAAATACGAAAAGGTTCTGCCCCGGCCCAACGGGACCGCCATTGACGCGGCCGAACCCGCCAACGACAGCCGGGAAACGGCCGTGAGTCTGGACGAGGGCGTTTTTGCCGCCGAGGTGGGCGGGGACGATGCCGCGGACTTCATCCACCTGCCCGCGGACCTTGAACCGGACGGGTACGGAACCCTGCTGCATGTTTATGTGTGGAGCGGCGACGTGCGCCTTGAACTCTACGGCCCGGACCTGCCCAACTATCCGTCCACGCCGCTGGCGCAGGGCAAGTCCGTGTGGATCGGCCTCAAGAAAAATGCGGACTGTGCCGTCAAGGTGGTTTCCGAAACCGGGGACCCGGCACGGTACATGATTTCGGCGGTGGCCACGCCGCTGGGCGACCCGGACGAGCCCAACGACCACTGGACCGCGGGCGAACCCACGCACCTTTCGTGGAACGCGGCCCATGCCGGAAGATTCGGCGGCATCACCGGCGGCCCGCCGCCCGCGCCGCAGCCCAATATCGATTATTACGACTTTCAACTGACCAGACCGGCCAACCTGAGTGTTCGCCTGACCGGCGCGAACCTTCCGGACGGTGCGCGCGTGCGCCTGACCCTGTTCAATCCGCAGGTGTCCTCGTCCCCGGCCTGCGCCAACGGCGCATGGGGAAAGTGCGACGTGACCGGAACCGCGCAGGGCGCGACCCTGAACGTGAACATGACGGGATTGGATTTTTCCTCATTCCCGGCCGGAACATGGCGTGTGTCTGCGCGCGTGGTGGGCAGTTCGCGGGACTGGTGCGGCAGCGGCCAGCCGCCAAAATGCTATACGCAGCCGTATTCCATCCGCATAACCAGAAGTCACTGAGCCGGAACGAAAATGTCTTGAATCGGGCGGGGAGGGGAAACCCTCTCCGCTTTTTTTGCGTTGTCAGCGGGCGCGGACAATGCGCACGGCCAGCAGGGCCGCGATGGTCCACATGAGCATTCCGGTCAGGCCGGTGTCGCCGCCCAGCAGGGGGTGTACGTCCGGGAACATCCAGTGCCAGATGCCGTAGCCCTGCGCGTTGAGCGCGCCGTGCATCCATGCGGCCAGCAGCACCGAGCGGCAGGACAGGGTCAGCTCGTTGAAAAAGGTGCCGAATGCGGTGCAGGCGATCATCATCATGAAGATGCCCGCCACGGGATGCCCCGGATAATTGAGGCCCGCCACGATGAGCGGCGCGTGCCACAGCCCCCAGATGGCGCCCAGCAGCAGATAGGCGCGCGCCTTGCCCAGCGGCATGAGCCTCGGCAGCAGGAATCCGCGCCAGCCCAGTTCCTCGCCCAGCGCGGCCGGAATGTTGAACAGCGGTCCCAGCACGATGCTGGACGGAAGCATGACCAGAAACACGTCCGAAACATGAACCGGTGCGCCCTGCAGTGCCGCAAGCCCCGTGAAATTCCAATCCGGCTGTCCCAGCCCCAGCGCCCATGTCAGCCCATAGGCCGTGGCCGTGACCAGCGGGATGATCAGCATGGCGGCCCCGAAGCCTTTCCATTGTTTGCCCTGATTTGTTTCGTTGCCCGGGCGCAGCAACCGGCGCAGGGGGCGGCGTTGGACGAGGCAGTGAATGGTCAGGGCGCACAGGCCCGGTATCCACATGATGCCCACCAGTACGGCCGTGGACAATGTGTCCGGTGCGTTGCCCACAATATGGTTGAACGGATCGGCCATGCGCACCAGCGTGATCTGCGCTGCCCAGCTCAGCACGAAGGTGGCGGCGAGAAAGAGCAGCACTCCCGCGCGGTCAAAGCGTTCGTCGGGTGTGTTGTCAGCCATGAATCGCCTCGCGGACTTTGCGGAAATATTCCTCGCGGCACTGGTTTTCCGCGTGGAGCATGGTGGCGAACGGCGCGTTGAAGTCGATGGTTCCGGTGGCGAACAGGCCGTGGCCGTGCACGATGGCTCCGGGCGTATTTTCCAGTGCGGGCGGCAGGGTATGGCACAGGCCCGTGGGCCCGGTGCCCACTTCCCCGGGAACGACGGGCAGGCCTGCGGCAAGGCGCGTTTTGGTGCAGTGGGTGTGGCAGCGATGCCGGTCCGGGCAGTTGTCGAGGGCCGGGCAGTCCATGGACATGATCACGGTGAATTTCGGGTGGCCGTGCAGGATGCAGGCGGCATGGGTGCGGCGGTATGCGTCCTCGTGGGCCGAAAGCTCGCTGGATGCGGTCAGCCCGGCGCAGGTGCTGCGGTCCTGCGGACAGGGATCAATACAGCCTTCCAGTTCGTCAAGGGAACTGCCGGTCTGGCTGATGTGCACGATGCCGTCGCGCAGGCAGGAGATGTTGCCGAAAAAGGAATCCACCAGCCCGTGGCCCACCACGTTCCTGCCCGCCTCGGCCATGGCGGCCAGCAGGGCGGCCTCGTCCATGAACGGGCCTGCGGTCAGGGCGGGAACGTTCGTGCGCGGTTCGGGCAGCAGGGACACGGCCCGGTCAAAGGCCTGCTGTTGGTCAGGGTTTGGCCCGCCATGGCGGCAGGCGTGCAGGTGGTCCGAGAAAAAGAGCACGAAGCAGGCAAAGCAGACCGAGGAGAAATACACGAAACATTCCTCGGGGCTGACCGTGCCCTTGGCCACGACGCCCTGCCCCGGAACGATCACGGCCTTGCGCTCGCGCAGCAGGGTTTCGAGGTCTGTGCGGGCCGAGCAGACCGGGATTTCATGCAGGAAGGTGCGGGTTTCGCAGTCGCGCGGCGTGACGGCTCCGGTGGAGTGCCCCGCCAGAAAATCAATGATGGTGCGGTACGGCTCGGCTGGGCGCGCCAGCAACAGGGAGTTGACGCCCAGCGGCTCGAACATCGGTTCCAGCAGCTCCCGGCGCGGGTCGTCGCTGCTCCAGAAGGTGCGGTCGTTGCGTCCCCCCACCAGCGCTTCGCCCGCCTCGCACAGTCCGTGCTGCGCGAGTTTGGCCGCGTATTTTTCGGTCAGCCGTTTCATGTTTCGTCGCCCTGTTCCGGTTCAGCTGTCGCAAAGACGAGATCGGCCAGCCCCAGTTTGCGCAGCTTTTCCGGTCGGGGTCGGCCATGGTCGTCCAGCCCGCGCACCGCGTAATACGCGCTTCGTTCATTCAGGAATTCGTCGCGGTCCAGGGCCGGGGTCTCCCGATCCGGTCCCGGCGTGCCCGGGGCGGAGAAGAAGCGTCCGGGCAGGTCGTCATGCTGCTCGGTGAATCCGTTTTCCGCGTTCATGACCCGTTCCTGCATGCAGGTGATTTCCCCGGCGCGCACTATGTCCGCCACGCTCATGGGTTCACCCGCCACCGGCCCGGTGACCGCGGACAGGGCCCGTCCGTATTCCTCCAGCCCGGCGGCCAGCAGGGCCGTGGAGCAGATGCCGAGGCTGTCGGCCCCGGCAATGGCGTCCTCGGCCAGCTTGATGATGCGTGCCTTGCCCGCAAGGGAAAAACGGTCCGTGGCAACGGGTTTGCGCAGCACCTCATGGCTGACGGGAAAGGCGCGTAAGTGGCAGCCACCCCGCGTGGACAGGGCGCAGGCCAGTCCGGTGCCCACGGCTCCGCGCGCATCGTATCCGGGCAACTCCAGCCCTTTCACTGTCATGGCGGTTTCCGGCATGCCGCACTGCTCCGCAAAAAGTGCCGCGCCCTTGCCCAGCGATCCGCCCGATGCCATGCGGCGCAGGGTTTCGGAAAGTTCGGCGCGCCCGTATCCGGCCTCTCCGCTGAGTTCCATGTTGCAGGCCAGCGTGGCGGCTGCGGATACCGGGTCCAGCCCCAGCTTTGCGCACAGGGCCACGGCGTCCAGGGCCATGTCCGGGTCCGCGTTGTTGATCAGGGCCGTGAAGTGGCTCAGGGCATCCACGCCCGGCAGGATGCGCCCTGCCGTTGTCTTGACGCATT
This window encodes:
- a CDS encoding class II aldolase/adducin family protein translates to MKRLTEKYAAKLAQHGLCEAGEALVGGRNDRTFWSSDDPRRELLEPMFEPLGVNSLLLARPAEPYRTIIDFLAGHSTGAVTPRDCETRTFLHEIPVCSARTDLETLLRERKAVIVPGQGVVAKGTVSPEECFVYFSSVCFACFVLFFSDHLHACRHGGPNPDQQQAFDRAVSLLPEPRTNVPALTAGPFMDEAALLAAMAEAGRNVVGHGLVDSFFGNISCLRDGIVHISQTGSSLDELEGCIDPCPQDRSTCAGLTASSELSAHEDAYRRTHAACILHGHPKFTVIMSMDCPALDNCPDRHRCHTHCTKTRLAAGLPVVPGEVGTGPTGLCHTLPPALENTPGAIVHGHGLFATGTIDFNAPFATMLHAENQCREEYFRKVREAIHG
- the dmpI gene encoding 4-oxalocrotonate tautomerase DmpI, which translates into the protein MPILRVETWKGLSREQKKDFIHSLTREACRILDCPPEAVTVLIDEKDKENWGASGELCSERFPDK
- a CDS encoding CPBP family intramembrane glutamic endopeptidase, giving the protein MADNTPDERFDRAGVLLFLAATFVLSWAAQITLVRMADPFNHIVGNAPDTLSTAVLVGIMWIPGLCALTIHCLVQRRPLRRLLRPGNETNQGKQWKGFGAAMLIIPLVTATAYGLTWALGLGQPDWNFTGLAALQGAPVHVSDVFLVMLPSSIVLGPLFNIPAALGEELGWRGFLLPRLMPLGKARAYLLLGAIWGLWHAPLIVAGLNYPGHPVAGIFMMMIACTAFGTFFNELTLSCRSVLLAAWMHGALNAQGYGIWHWMFPDVHPLLGGDTGLTGMLMWTIAALLAVRIVRAR
- a CDS encoding protein kinase domain-containing protein, which translates into the protein MYIGRYTILGLLGRGGMGAVYKAAMPVAGRIVALKVCRPAEIMADVMGLGAVEEMFLQEAVTMAGIEHPNVASILDVDPGEPLPQGHEDMEPEELAGRTPPHFSMGYYCNNLGVLMGENYEVERPSRLLGADRSLDIAAQMLAGLDRLHYEGIVHRDVKPFNVMLADRDNGRDRVKLIDFGLSRLRGEPTKGHKSMVVGSPYYTAPEQEADPDKADARADCYSVGVTLFRMLTGRLPDQGGAGRTVSDLHPDLDQRWDAFFQTALAPDPDKRFAHARAMLDGLGDLADHWRAHRDSVCSFFDEETVPRRKQDWKPRSEPLKTGTRTAQQTFGLDELWRPKQYGCGGFEDKNNGTVLDSCTGLLWEQGGSRFALSRHKAEAHVRRLNRNRLGGRTDWRLPTVEELCTLFTGASEPGRFCIESVFDPHKARLWSADTKSYTAAWYADAELGFIWWQDTTCRFHARAVAG